In the genome of Brachypodium distachyon strain Bd21 chromosome 3, Brachypodium_distachyon_v3.0, whole genome shotgun sequence, the window AATGCAGGCCGTCTGGAAGCCCTGCTGTTTGAGGCAAAGGGTGATTGGGCTGAAGCTGAAAGAGCATATGCACTTATCCTGGAAAACAACCCGTTTGATCAGGTATCATAATCTGTTCTTCAGATGAGCAGACGACGATTCTTATTTTGGTATGGAAAATTTGGTGTGCAAGAGGAGTCAGATATCCTTGGCTTCTAGAACCATTCCAATGCTAAGAATGATAGTTTTGTAAACGTTAATATGGTTTATTTTACACAATATTGAATATCTTCCTTGTATGTTTGGCAGATTGCGCACAAGAGAAAAATTGCTATTGCAAAAGCACAAGGCGACATGTCTGTAGCTGTTGATTATCTCAACAAGTATTTGGAATTGTAAGTACCTGCCTCCACGTTTGTTATGAACCAAATAacttccctttttttcttaGTGAAACATACCAATTTCCCCCTGTGTTAGATTCATGGCAGATCATGATGCTTGGAGAGAACTTGCTGAAATCTACGTCTCATTACAGATGTGAGATTTTGATCTTGATTTATTCAATATAATATGATAAGATGTGGTAATACTAAATTGTATGACACTTTTTTTTCAGGTACAAACAAGCTGCCTTTTGTTATGAGGAGCTAATATTGGCTCAACCAACCATTCCACTTTATCATCTAGCCTATGCTGAGGTAAGCTGCCTTTTTGCTAGTCGGAGGTCCCGCATATTGTTTCGGCCAGCCATGAAAATCGATTTTAGTGATATAATATATGGACAGGCTTTTGTTGAAACTTTGATCTTAGAAAGTTATGTGGGGACTGGGTATCTGTTTTGGGTAGCGGTTTTTCTGTTTATTCTAAAAGTTATATAGCTTTATGGCAGGTGTCTATTGGAGCTTATTCTGGAGTAGTCTGTTTTGGGGATTTTATTAGGGAAGGGTGCATGATTTTGTCTTCCTGGTTATTGTTGaagtgtataagtggattgcctagccCTTTCCATAatatcggtcttttggttgcgttggctagcgcatgaagcttgacatggtatcagagccaaaaGTCTCAAGTTCGAGTCCTGGCTTTCACACAATTTATCTTAAAAATTGTTGTTACCCCCTTCGTCCACGTATTGGCCTCTTGAGCCGCACCTCTGAGTTTacacttgttgacttgtctccCCCGATAcgtgagggggggggggggtgtataagtggattgcctacCCCTTTCCAtaagatcggtcttttgggtgcgttggctagcgcatgaagcttgACAGTTATATCTGGTAatgggagagggaggcagcCAAAAGGACAGATTAGTTGACATGCTTATATGGCAATGCCACAATCActgcttttgtttgtttattctGTCTGATGGAATACAAAATTGCCCCAGGATTTCATATAGATGACTTAAGTCGAGCCAATAATGTGACTTGATTCTGTCGGAAGCTCAACTGATTTCATGCAATGCCAGTGTACTATACTACAGCTTTGCTTGCTGAGTGcccaccctttttttttatttgttgaaGGTTTTGTACACTCTGGGAGGTTTGGAAAACCTTCAAACAGCTAAAAAGTATTACGCATCAACAATCCAGTTGACTGGAGGCAAGAACACACGAGCTCTCTTCGGCGTGTGTCTGGTAAGATGGCATGTTCATGACTTGGAGTTGCCTTTTATCTTTTATCCTAGTAGCGATCCTTGATATATATCTCAAACATGGATCCACAGTGTAGCGCGGCGATCAGCCAGCTGACCAAAGGGAGAAATAAGGAGGAAGATAGCTCGGAGCTGCAGAGCTTGGCCGCAGAGGCACTACTGAAGGATTACAAGCAACGCTCGCCGTCCAAGGAGGCGCTCATTGCAGGCATGCTGAAGAACATGAAGCTCtcctgattcttgttggctcATAAAGGGCTTTAGCTCTTAGCTTGTGGTAGTACATCTGAAGCTTAGGCAGCGAGCGAACACCCGCCACAACAGgccttgttttttttggagaTGGCACCAACCCAGCATTGTAAAAGTTTATTATCTATGCAAAAGATCCTTCCATCCATTTATGTGTGTTTACGATTAGTTGTTCTTCCATAGAGAGAATAAGGAAAGAAAACTTGTTATATTGTAATATTGAATATATAGGTGGATGTTTTTGATTTAGATTTGAGGAAGTTGTATCAAAATGCAGCACTGTTTGTGTAGAGGCCAGGAGAGCTTcccgttgctgctgctgccaaaATTAGGCTTCTTCCATCAACTTcggttaattaattactacCTCTCATTTCATTGTCTCTCTGCCTGAGTGTCTGCCCTAGTCTGTGTGTTTTCAGTCCGTGGGGTTTTCAGTCTCAGTTCCGGCCACAAACGAATTTCAGTCTCAGGGCCAGGCTGCTGAGGCCAAGTCACGATCCTCTACGCGGCCGAGTCTCCCGCTCCTAGCAACAgtatatactcactccgtcctaAAACAAGTGACACgttgatttgtatagattcttatacaaatcgacgtcacttatttcggaacggagggagtataacaaaTTATTCAGTGCTCTTTATTGAGTTTTAGATGCTGTTAATTGGTTGGGTAGAAGATTCTTTCAAGTTAGTTCAAGAACCTGTTGATGTTATTCAAATCGGTGTAGAGGGTATCATTGTGCTCATTGGTGTTCTGGGATAGAAAATTAATATGCTTACTCTTTTGATCTGAAATTATAACGATACTTATACTTGCATAAATTATAGATAATGAGACCTGATGCTTATGACTTTGAAGGCAACGCGAGTTAACgtgcataaataaataatgtgaTGTCTATTTAGCAGAATGTTTCCAAATGTTAATTTGACAACCTCCATTCATTCATTCTAAAGCCCGATAAAAGCTCGAGAGAAAACCTTCTGCAATTTGACATTCCTAGCTGcccctccttttttttggacCCATGGCAGCCCACGGGCAGCTTGTTAgtataaataaaaatatctaATTGGCAGGTCTTTCTTACGATTTACATCCAGAGGTAAACAAACATGTAGCCACGAAAAGAGCCGTGAATTAGTAAAAGTGATATATTAAAATGAGTGAATATATATAGAACTGGATTACAATATATGGTTATTGCTCTCCAGCAATAATCAACGaataatcaatcaatcaatcaaccaATCAATCAAAAgacatctctctctctcccgcgcgcgcctatatatatatatataaatctCAGATATAATCAGAACCAGATCGAGCCGGCGGTTTGGAGAGCTCTACACCTTGTAGCCGGGGGCGGCAGGTTTggctgcggcgccggcggagacgGTGGCGGTAACGGTGACACCGCCCTTGGCCTTCTGCGCCTCGGACATGGCAGTAATGGCCTTGGTCAATGCAGCCTCAAACACGGCATACTTAACctcaggagcagcagcaatggtGGCAGCGTAAGCCTGCTTGACAGCGGCCTCGAGAGAGGGGATAAACTTGTAGCTCTCGTAGGCGCCGCCGGTGCTCTCCTTGAGGGCCTTGTTGAAGGTGGCCTCGAACACGTTGAACTTGTCGTTGGCGGgggcggcgttggcggcggtggacgCCGTCTTGAACGCGGCGTCGATCTTGTCGACTATCTTGAGCTCGTCGGCGGGCAtcttgccgccggcgccggcggcgagctcctctGCGACGGGCTTGACGGCGTGggcctcgacggcgccggcgacgacgcggAGCGCCTCGGTGAGGGTGGCCACGAAGACGTCGTACTTGGCCTCCGGGGTGGCGCCGTCGGCGGCCTTGTAGGCGGCCTGGTAGGCCGTGTCGAGCTTGGCGCTCACGCCGGCCTTGTAGCCGGTGGAGGCCTTCTTGAAGGCGGCCTCGAAGGTGTTGTACTTGTCGGCCGGCGGGGCCgcgttggcggcggccacggcggtcTTGAAGCCCGCGTTGATGTCCTCGATCATCTTCTGCTCGTCCGTCGACGCCTTCGGGTACCCGGCGGCCGGGGTTGCCGGGGTGACGGGCGCGTAggcgaaggcgaaggcggGGCCGGCCACCAGGGCCACGGCCAGGAACAGGGCCATCCTGTActccattgctgctgctgctgctgctagcttGAAGATGGATGTTGCGTTGTGAGGATGATGATGGAATGGAAGGAGCTCCATGGAtccatatgtatatatacaggGGTGCCAAGCTCGTGTGAGAGGCCAGGAGAGCTTCCCGTtaagttgctgctgctgcccaaATTAGGCTTCTTCCATCAACTTCGGGTTACCTCTCGTTTCATCGTctctctgtctgtctgtctgtcctAGTGTGTGTTGACCGTCAGACCATTTCCTgtgttctctctcttttttgtgcCAAAGGTATATTCCCTCGGCGCATTTTTTAGTCATAGGTACATTCACTCGTTGAGGCGCATTTCTGTCCTTGGGGTTTTTCAGTTTTAGAAATACTCCGTCCACAACCGAATCGCTGAAATACAGTGAATTTGAGTAATTTTTGGGCCAAATGGCCTAAATCCTCAAATGAAATCGACTAAAATCCAACGGAACTCGAGAATTTTtgatgaaaaatattttaaatcaATTTGAATTCTGTATAACTGAAACTATTGGAATACTtggacaaaaaatatatattatttcAGCATTTGTTGAAACAACTGAAAATTTATAAATTTCATTGTATGTGAGTTAGAACCATGTGTCTCTCTGGGTAGTTCTACTCATGTATACTTATTTATCCGCTCGTTTCGAAATGTCACAACTTTGCGGACAAAAACACCAACATCAATCTAGCATCGTTAGGACTATTTCATgttttatacttcctccgtccaacaaaagatgtctcaagtttgtcaaaatttggatgtatctagcatgacttagtgtataaatgcattcaaatttggtcaaatttgagacatcctttactggacggagggagtacaacataTGTTACTATTTTTCTAGAAACTCAATCAAAGTTGACAGTTTGACTTACAACAACCCCAAATATATAAACAttaagaaacagagggagtgtGTGATCTACAGTTTGAGACAACGAAAAATGGACGGCGGCATACTCTATACACACTTGGACTGCGTACCACTACGTCTCGTATGTTATTTTGTTGTCTTTAGTATACCCTGTTACTAATTGCTAGATGCTACAAAACGAATcgagcaaaaaaaatcaccaccATAAGTTAACTCTATATGTTGGAGAAAACAAAGATGAACCACATTTCCTATGTATCATGAATTGTGTTGCTAGTTGCAGTACGTCCTCTCCTTGACAGTAGAACCAACCACACACTGACAGACACACATGGTTTCTTGGAAAAGGAATTAACCGGACAAGGTTCAAAATAAGCAGGATAACACCGGCAGCTGCCCAAAAATAGCATTTTCGAGAGACAACTCAAACATGAATGAAGAATAAAACAGCAGCGCTAGCTCTCTCCTCTTGCCTGGTCAACAAACAGAAGGAGGAACAAgctagagagaaaaaaaaaggtagggAGCAGCGTTTCCCGCGCGCGCCAAGCTCTCCTGGCCTCTCACCTCCAAACCCCGATCACGGCCCTTGCATATATAAACCCCAGCCAGCCCCCACTCATTCAAACCACAGCGAAGCCAATCCAAACCAATCCGGCATCCACAAACAAGCCCCATTAGCTAATCAATCTAGCTAGCAATGGAGTACAGGGTGGCTCTGTTCCTGGCCGTGGCCCTGGTGGCCGGCCccgccttcgccttcgccTACGCGCCCGTCACCCCGGCAACCCCGGCCGCCGGGTACCCGAAGGCGTCGACGGACGAGCAGAAGATGATCGAGGACATCAACGCGGGCTTCAAgaccgccgtggccgccgccaacgcGGCCCCGCCGGCCGACAAGTACAACACCTTCGAGGCCGCCTTCAAGAAGGCCTCCACCGGCTACAAGGCCGGCGTGAGCGCCAAGCTCGACACGGCTTACCAGGCCGCCTACAAGGCCGCCGACGGCGCCACCCCGGAGGCCAAGTACGACGTCTTCGTGGCCACCCTCACCGAGGCGCTccgcgtcgtcgccggcgccgtcgaggccCACGCCGTCAAGCCCGTCGCcgaggagctcgccgccggcgccggcggcaagaTGCCCGCCGACGAGCTCAAGATAGTCGACAAGATCGACTCCGCGTTCAAGACGGcgtccaccgccgccaacgccgcccCCGCCAACGACAAGTTCAACGTGTTCGAGGCCACCTTCAACAAGGCCCTCAAGGAGAGCACCGGCGGCGCCTACGAGAGCTACAAGTTTATCCCCTCTCTCGAGGCCGCTGTCAAGCAGGCTTACGCTGCCACCATTGCTGCCGCTCCTGAGGTTAAGTATGCCGTGTTTGAGGCTGCATTGACCAAGGCCATTACTGCCATGTCCGAGGCGCAGAAGGCCAAGGGCGCCGCCGGGTACGCCGGAGCCGCTGCCGGAGCTGGAGCTACCGTTgctgccggagccggagccgccgtctccgccggtGGCTACAAAGTTTGAGCTCCGTCGATTTCGTTGGTAATTGCTAAATTTAATTGGTAATTATTCCCCGGTTCAATGCCCGCCATGTCTGAAGCGCTTGCAGAAGAAGGTTCGGCGTGCCGAGGATCTTGAGGGATATGGCTCTACTGCAAAAGCCTTTCTGCATTAGCGTTAAGCCATGTTTTCGTCATTCATGTGCCGTTCAAGAGTCTGTGTTGTTATAAGTACGGCAATCTCCTTGACTATATATGTATGTGATCATCTTTGATTAATAAAGTATCTTGCCTTTGAAAATAAAGAAGAGTTTGCTGTCAGCTTAGTTAGGATGAGTTTCCatatcggttttgctatttcttaggcgactgagaaataattatttctcaatcgataataacaaccttttaattcaatcattgagattcgtgtaagattattGTAGGcccgatggataagaaaattttgattggatggctacgattgttgactgagaaataactattactgaggcgactgagaaatagacactcccttTGCATATACGTTCCATTTTCTGTCTTGGCTCCAGTTTATTTCGAAATTAGACTCTGTTCCAGTGTTATCAAGGTTAAATTGTTGGAGCAATAGCATTCAGAACTAAGAAGCCAATTATCTCTCTACTAATAAAAACCATAATAATGTCTAGTTCAGTACAGTAACCTAcctgaaaaggaaaaaaaaaaggcggCAATGTGTATATGACTATGATTATGTGCACAACTAAGCAGGCAGGTAATAGCAAGCTGGATGGAACCTTGAAAAGATAACAAAAGATATGGAAATAGtcatacaaaaaataaagagcGCCAGAGCCAAGTGAATCGAAAGATTCATGTTTGGTTCGGGAAGAGATCATAGAAACTGTAAACTTTAAAAGCAAGATAATCTACTTTCATTAAAACATTTATCAAAAACAGAGGATCTTGAGTACTATTTGAAATTCGGAAGGATTGCACAAAGGGGCCTTTCAGCAGATCGAAGAAAGTAGAGAGGGGCAGCAAATTCGGACGATTCGAATGAACTGTTACTCTGAGATAGTACGAAAAAAGGCCTCCAGCAAAACCTCCTTTGTACAGCAGTGATTAACGATTGCGGCTGCATCAATATACCAAGAATATGTACGGCCGAAGACACAACTGACAACCTTCTGCTCGTGACAAAATTTGTATAAACTTGATACAAAATggacgacattttttatgtgttGGAAGAAGTACCATATTTGTGTACCATTTCCCAAGATCAaactaaaataataataatcataATTCA includes:
- the LOC100840337 gene encoding ER membrane protein complex subunit 2-A, with translation MAATTAISTATAAAEEARLLRLEEQAEHGGGGAWEYLSLARRLRARRPAPVLRLGLSLLNDASARSRLASEQWTLYEQVAVAAMDCQRVDVAKDCIGVLSKQFPGSTRVGRLEALLFEAKGDWAEAERAYALILENNPFDQIAHKRKIAIAKAQGDMSVAVDYLNKYLELFMADHDAWRELAEIYVSLQMYKQAAFCYEELILAQPTIPLYHLAYAEVLYTLGGLENLQTAKKYYASTIQLTGGKNTRALFGVCLCSAAISQLTKGRNKEEDSSELQSLAAEALLKDYKQRSPSKEALIAGMLKNMKLS
- the LOC100829400 gene encoding major pollen allergen Lol p 5a, which codes for MEYRMALFLAVALVAGPAFAFAYAPVTPATPAAGYPKASTDEQKMIEDINAGFKTAVAAANAAPPADKYNTFEAAFKKASTGYKAGVSAKLDTAYQAAYKAADGATPEAKYDVFVATLTEALRVVAGAVEAHAVKPVAEELAAGAGGKMPADELKIVDKIDAAFKTASTAANAAPANDKFNVFEATFNKALKESTGGAYESYKFIPSLEAAVKQAYAATIAAAPEVKYAVFEAALTKAITAMSEAQKAKGGVTVTATVSAGAAAKPAAPGYKV
- the LOC100843179 gene encoding major pollen allergen Pha a 5.4, whose product is MEYRVALFLAVALVAGPAFAFAYAPVTPATPAAGYPKASTDEQKMIEDINAGFKTAVAAANAAPPADKYNTFEAAFKKASTGYKAGVSAKLDTAYQAAYKAADGATPEAKYDVFVATLTEALRVVAGAVEAHAVKPVAEELAAGAGGKMPADELKIVDKIDSAFKTASTAANAAPANDKFNVFEATFNKALKESTGGAYESYKFIPSLEAAVKQAYAATIAAAPEVKYAVFEAALTKAITAMSEAQKAKGAAGYAGAAAGAGATVAAGAGAAVSAGGYKV